In Leishmania mexicana MHOM/GT/2001/U1103 complete genome, chromosome 7, the sequence CGAACAAGGACCGTGAAGTCTGCGGCGTTGGCCGCGACAGCGATGTTGTCGGTGGCGACCTTGACAACGCGGTTTCGGACACGCTTGATGAGCCCTGCTcacagcgccggcgcgtTGACCACGGCACGTATGGTGACGATggcagctgcgtcgcggaGTCGGCGGTGGATCGTGCTGGCAAGCATGGGCCTCCGCCTTTCAGTGTGGTGGacacgagctgcagcggctgcgaaGTCACTGCCACGCTGCGCTCCTCGTCGACCTTGACCGCGGAGATGCCCGGTTCAGTGCGTACCCCTGGCACTAGCACTCGCGGTGGCACGTCATCCTCGTCTTTCGCgcgtgccgcctctgcgACGGCCACGGGTCTGCTGCTCGGCGGATCGAACGCCGCTGACGCGGAGCGCCTCTTGCGCGAACAGCGCCACGCCATGCGTCTCtacgtggcgctgcaggatTTCGTTGCGGTGTGCGTGAGGGTGCGACCAGAggaccgcagcagcgcggtggAGCTTCTCCGTCATCCCTTCCTGACTCTCTGCAGGGATGATGTCTAGGAGGGACTGCAACGCGCGTCGTCACGCAGCGGATGTGGAGGGGTGGGACGTCTGGCCCTTTTCTTTCGGTGTGCTGTCCCCATGCTACGTGCGTTGGGGTGCGGACGCTGcttcgctcgctctctctctgccgtcgtgacggtggtggctggCGGGAAGGCCGAGGACACTGATGCTGCCCTCTTCATCCCCTCTCAAACGGTCGATGGGCACAGTCATTGCCGCTGCCCATCATCATCCGCcggctggcgctgcctcCATACCGGCGTGGGTCTcatcaccccaccccctcccccggtGACTGGGATATGCCGCGCTCTTCCGTGCTTCTCCGACATACtgcgcgcgggggggggctgatgggctctcccctcttcccttggGCGCCCCTGCAGCTCTGCCCGGCTCTGGGTGTCGTCTTGTCTTGCTCTTTGGGTCATTCGCGCGGACGTGAATTGCGCAGTCTCTTCGTGGTACCCGACACCTACCGAGACCGGCACCGACATTATATCCGTGCAGCGATGCCCGTgcatcgcctccgctgcgCATCCGTGTTGTTGTAGCCGTTTTCTCGCCCGCGCCTCCGCATCTGTGGCCGCGCTTTGCTACGCGGCGCTGACAGCGTAAGCGCTAAGCGGAACGAAAGCTGCGCAGggcgagaggaagaggtgcTGCCAAGAGGAAGACGCACCGCATTGTGGCGGGGGCACGGTGGAGCCTGCCCCGTGCCCGCCTCTCCTGCGCATCTCTCGCGCCCTCCGTTTGCCTGTGGCTCTTGCACAGGTGTGGCTGTTCTGTCGTCATCGGTGGTGCGCAGCGGAGTGTgcggtgctggtgcggaGGAGAAAGCGTGTGTATGCCGGCGTGCCGGTCTCTCCGCGCATGAGAGCTGGAGGTCGATGACGTCAGTCGGGACGGGGAAGACCAGCACACCgacacgcgcatacacacgccTCCGTGCGCGACAGTGTTCCCATCCATCATCCgcaccccttccctttcttcctcccttcctttacctacacacacggacacccGCGTCAGTGTTGTCGCACCGCGGCGTTGCTTTCCTCATCGCCAGCCGTGCAACCACGCGCGTACACAAgtcctttctctcccccctctctccctctcccttcttgGTCTGCCTGACCGCATTGACGCCATTTTTTGctcccgccctccctccctctctctcgcccctcgCGCGCGTTCCGCGAAGGACACGTATATAAggggtggtggcgtgcgATCGGCAGCCCTTGATCGTTCCCGCGTCTTTCTCTTGCTCGCACGCATTGCCATgaagcgccgcggcgggcgtGTCGTGAGCTCCACGAGCACTGTGGTGGGCGCGTCAAGTGCTGCTGTTACTCCGGAAGCGCTAGGTCTTTCAGCTGCTGTCAATGGCCATGATGCGTCtgtctccgccgccgccgccgctgctgctgctgcgtcgttGTCACCATCTGTGACGTCACCGACGACACCACTTGGGCGAGGTGCACCGCTGGGTTCGGGTAATCCTCTCGCTAACTCGAGCGCCACGGTGATGGATGTGCCGACGCTGGACATATTCGCGCGCTTCCAAAGCAAGCGGGGCGACTTTGATGAGGACTGGCTCCTGCTCCAGGAGGATCCCGCCGCGAGGGATGAGGTGCCTCGGATTGCCGCACACGTCGCGGACAAGCTTCGCCGTCACCAGGCGCAGCTTGGCGCCcaccgtgccgctgctgcagcggatCGAATTCGGCAGGACAAAGACCGAGTGGTGCAAGCGCGTGTTGCGGCGAAGACGGTGAGTtccgtcagcggcgacggcctcgACACCGTTGCGACGGAAGGTCCACGGCAGgcacgccgtcagcggcgtccCGAAACCTATGATTCTGCCGaggacagcggcagcgacggcgcaggcgccgaCGCGGACATTGGTACTGTGGCCCCTGACGACTACGGCGGTGATAGCGACGAGTACGTGCCTGAGGATCGCACGGCCTCGCAGTACAAGCGACCAAACAGCGCAAAGAAGGCGGCCGCCAAGGATGAGGGCTCTGCGGGCGTGGCTCTCAGCGGCGGCTCCCCGTCTATGAGTACGCCTGTGGGgcgcgctgttgctgctgctgctggtgccggtGCTGAGGCCGCTTCTGTGAACCCACTCTCACCCTTATCtgaggacgaggagcagctggatACGGAGGCCCAGGACGAAGGCCTTACGGGCGACTACCTGAACTTCCGCCTGACTTCCGCGACGGGAAGTAGGGCGCTCGACGTCGATGCACTGCAGGCGACCGTGCATCTGCAGCCGTCTGCCTCTCGCGGCGAGAAAGGCAGCGTGAGGGACCGCAGATCCTCTCACAGCCAGGAGCCGCGGCGTAAGACACCACTatcgccgcagcaggcggagcaAGATCGTGTgttggtggtgccgctgtggAGCATCGCGCGGATggagcagcacggcggctACTGTAGCGCCAGCCCCCTCATCGCCCTCCACCAGGAGGTCACGGACCTCGTCGACTACCTTCGCCCgacagaggcggaggtgacGATGCGGCGCTACATTGAGAAGGATATTGGCCGGCTGGTCGATCGGCTGTGGCCTGGCAGCTCGGTGCTCGTCTATGGCAGCATGTACACCCACCTGCTACTGCCGCTGTCGGACCTTGACATCACCCTGTTGgatgtgccggtgccggcggaggaggcgctcaCCAGCTTGGCAAAGGAAATCAGCAGCGCGGGCCTGTGCGAGAACGTCTATCCGCAGGTGATTCTCAAGACGAAGGTGCCGCTCATTAAGTTCATCCACAAGGGCTCGCTCATTGACGTCGACATCAGTGTTGGCGCCGTGGACGGCAAGCGCAACTCGGAGTGCATCGTGCAGTACATGAACATGTACCCAGAGGCACTGCCGCTTACCTTGGTCGTGAAGTACTTCGTCACGCAGCGCGGCATGCACGAGCCGTACTACGGAGGCCTTGGCAGCTacgccgccacgctgctcgtcgtcgccttcctgcggcagcacccCATCTACACAACGCAGCCGGAGAAGCGGACCATGACGGGGCTTGGCAAACTCCTGGTCGACTTTTTTCGTACGTGCGGTCAGCATTGGAACTACCGAAGGGTAGCCGTGTGCCTGGCGAACTACGCcgtgccgagcagcagcgatgacgcGATGCCCGCGGACGTCCACGGCGAAGGCGACTTCCGCATTCGTGCCGACTGTGGCAGTCGGATGCAGTCACCGGTGTTGGCCAGTCCCCCGCGTGGTCCGATGGGGCCCGCGCAGGTGTGGATAGAGGACCCGGTCGATGCCTCTAACAACGCCGCCAGTTCACTGCGGTTTTTCCATTCTCTCTCCGCCATGTTTTCATACGCCTATCTTGCCCTGACGGCCGACTTCGACAGAGCCGCGGCGGACGCGTCGCAGCCGTcgtcgcctgcgccgccatcgtctccgtcatcgccgtcctCGAATGACATCAGTCGCCGCCCGACGCTGCTCTCGCGCATCTTCCATGCTGATGCGGAGATGGTGTACCGTCGGCGGGCCGTGGCCGCGACGTACAAGCGGCTGAACGCCGAGATGCCGGAGTACATGAAGGAGGTTCAAGACTTCCGGCGCGATGAGGAcgcggcgatgctgcggcTCAACTGTGAAAGTGTAGCGCACAGCTGGCGCGCGCGACGGCTACtgcggcgcgacggcgatgccTTCGTGTTCCCACAGCAGCGGAACGTCACGTCACTGGAGGAGCGCTTAGCACTTTCCCACCTGCGAGGGTCGTCCTCGCCACCTCCGACACCGGCGTCGGAGGTGGGCATAGCGAAGCGCCAGCGCGAGGCCGAGGATGCGGGTAGTCAGAGAAAGGCGCAGAGAAACCGCCGAGAGGGCTCTGCGTTGCCctctcgcagcagctcgcggtcgtcgtcgccctccACCGGCTCAGAGAGCAACGCCAGCTCGGTGCGCGTAGATGTGACGAGAAGGACGGAGCGGAGTCGAAAGCTGCGACGGTAGTGaagcagcccccctccctcacccctgcCTCCGCCCTTCGAGAGTGCGACGATGACGGCCCTACACCCGCGCATAACCGTGATGGAGGTTTCCGGACGGCAGACCAAGAGAAGGGTAAGGAGCCCTGAAGATGGGTTGGGGACGGGTTGGTGTCGATGCGACGGCGTGTCGTCATGGTGGCTGACGTaagtgtgcgcacgtgtgtgtgtgcgcgtgttgctCTCGTTTTTTCATCTGTGTAAGCCTTCAAGAATGGCGCAAGGGAACCAGTTGCTGAACGCGCGCCAGACACGACGCAACACGACTTCCGCGCAGCGACCTCCTTTTCTCTAACCCGCCCATGCACATCCATGCGTTGTGTTTCTGTCCGATGCACCATCTGATGGACACGTACGTGTGTCGCCTCAACGCAAACCCCTTTGGACGTGGTGAACCCcgttctctctgtctctctcggTCACCCGCCCTACCTGTCGCACATAGTCGTAGGCACGCACGGTCAGGCGCGCGCATACGGACTGCAAAGGCATGACTGTACTCcgttctctcctccccgtcaTCTCTAACCACCTTGTCtacgtgtatgtgcgtgtctaCGTACACATACGGCGGTggctctccttctctcttgtgcacgcacacacgcacacgggccAAACTGAGAAGAGGTGATCAGCCACGGCACTCAAAcctttccccttctccccctctccctctcccgacttccccccttccacctCCCAAGTACATCGCCACTGTACACAACATCCACACGGACAGACACGCAGAAGGACGCACAGCTGTCCCTTGTAGAAAGCAGTggagcagcgcggcaacaATGAGCTTCGCGAGCACCACGGCGTTGAGGCCGAGCACCTCCACATCCAACGCAAACACCGAGCTCAGCAAGGACCAGTTGGAGGAAATCCGCGAGGCGTTTGACTTGTTCGACACggatggcagcggcacgaTCGACGTGCGGGAGCTGCGCATTGCCATGCGCGCGCTCGGCTTCGAGCCCCGtaaggaggagctgcagcagcttaTCAACAGCGTCaccggtggcagcggctgcgagggGACCACTACGCGGCTGCCGAGCACCAGCAATGTGAGCGCGCCCAGCGAAGTGATCACCTTCTCGCAGTTTGTGCAGATTATGAAGCACAAGGTGTCCCAACGGGACTCGCGGGAGGAGATGCTGAAGGCGTTCGTGCTCTTCGACACAGAGGGCACGGGCAAAATCTCGTTCCAGAACTTGAAGCGAGTGGCGGTGGAGCTTGGCGAGAACATGACGGACGCCGAGCTGCAGGAGATGATCGACGAGGCGGACCGTGACGGGGACGGCGaggtgagcgaggaggagttTCTTCGCCTAATGAAGAAGACCTCGCTGTACTAAGGGCGCCagtgcagcggaggcggcggcggcggcgcggaaAAAAAATGTGCGCACGCCAGCGAACCTGCGGAGCGTTGAGGGAATCAACTCGtgtggcggagcggctgGCACTCAACtacatgtatgtgtatgtctatgtctgtgtgtgtgtgtgtggccgaacccccccctccccatacCGTACGGCGCACTGCTTCTCCGTCCTGCTGCTCGGCTACTGTTTGATGGGTGGTGGTACGTTGGCGAGCTTTTCTGTAGACGtccatcagcagcagtggcgacgCTGTGTGCGGCGAACAGGCGAGCGAATCCCGACGatcctccctttcccccctcccccctctgcccttccgcgcacacacagggcCACACCcacatacgcgcacacacagaacaGAGCAGAGGCGAATGGCGAAGAAACGTTTTGATGTAAATTATCACGCACGTATgtgccgtgtgcgcgtgtgctcgaCCTTGGCAGCTACACGGCCCGCCGTTTACTTCCTCTGCGCGTCTCATCAACTTGCTTTTCTTCGTTCGCTCGTGCGGGACTGTGCCACATACTGTGTGCGGTGCGCGAGAGGGCAGTTGGGGAACGGCCGCGGGTGTTTGCGGTCTGTGAAGGCGAGTCTGCCTCTTCCAGCTCGCCCGCCCGAACCACCTCCGCCCACGCCCTGcacggcccctcccccctttcgcTGGACTGCTCTGCCGCCATTCATGCACAGCCAGGCAGAAAGtcgtgcgcctgtgcgcagTGCGCAGTGCGcagtgcatgtgtgtgggggggggaggtgtaCGCCGGCGCCACCTCCCTCCTTTGCTCGCAcgcggaagagaagggagcgggagggggtTCGGGGGAGAAGCGGATGACTTGCAGAACGGAGAACGTGCACAGGTGGTGGTCATCGTAGTGGTGATGCTGCCCAGCATCTGCCAAGGGCCGTTGCGGCACTCGCACGCGCCCACGCGGATGACCTCCACCgttgcccctctccccctttaTTGTTGGCTCCGCGGGTCTGTGCTTATGGTAGTGCGctcaccacacgcacacacgtgtgtgccgccTTGCGGATGCCCCGCATCCTGatccttctcttccccccaCCCGTGTCTCTTGCGCCCTGCTACTTCTTCGTATATTGACTTCCTGGTCTCGTGCCGTCGGCCTCAGCAGACGCCTCTCGCCAGCGTGCCAGCGTGCCTGCAAGTCGTTGTGTGCTGATGCGTGCTTGGTGGCACTGAGTCCTGAGGGCGCGGCGGGGGCAACGAATCACAGTTCGGTGCCTTTCTTTGTATAGATCTCTCTTCTCGTTCTTCCTCTCCTCATCGTTGCCTgggagaggtggtggtggtggtggtgttgctgCGGTGCAGGGGGTGGACGTTGCTCTGTGCACCACCTGCAAGATAGCCAGACGCGTTCAAAGTGTGCGGTGCCACTGCCTGGCACGCTGCTCGGTCTACTACTCACAGTCACCATGGATTCTGCCTCTGACGCGTGCCGCGAACAAGTTCGGCGCATCCAGGCAGCCCTGCGGCGCTTGGGATGGCACCAGCGCACCGGGGATCGTGGTGC encodes:
- a CDS encoding topoisomerase-related function protein-like protein; this translates as MKRRGGRVVSSTSTVVGASSAAVTPEALGLSAAVNGHDASVSAAAAAAAAASLSPSVTSPTTPLGRGAPLGSGNPLANSSATVMDVPTLDIFARFQSKRGDFDEDWLLLQEDPAARDEVPRIAAHVADKLRRHQAQLGAHRAAAAADRIRQDKDRVVQARVAAKTVSSVSGDGLDTVATEGPRQARRQRRPETYDSAEDSGSDGAGADADIGTVAPDDYGGDSDEYVPEDRTASQYKRPNSAKKAAAKDEGSAGVALSGGSPSMSTPVGRAVAAAAGAGAEAASVNPLSPLSEDEEQLDTEAQDEGLTGDYLNFRLTSATGSRALDVDALQATVHLQPSASRGEKGSVRDRRSSHSQEPRRKTPLSPQQAEQDRVLVVPLWSIARMEQHGGYCSASPLIALHQEVTDLVDYLRPTEAEVTMRRYIEKDIGRLVDRLWPGSSVLVYGSMYTHLLLPLSDLDITLLDVPVPAEEALTSLAKEISSAGLCENVYPQVILKTKVPLIKFIHKGSLIDVDISVGAVDGKRNSECIVQYMNMYPEALPLTLVVKYFVTQRGMHEPYYGGLGSYAATLLVVAFLRQHPIYTTQPEKRTMTGLGKLLVDFFRTCGQHWNYRRVAVCLANYAVPSSSDDAMPADVHGEGDFRIRADCGSRMQSPVLASPPRGPMGPAQVWIEDPVDASNNAASSLRFFHSLSAMFSYAYLALTADFDRAAADASQPSSPAPPSSPSSPSSNDISRRPTLLSRIFHADAEMVYRRRAVAATYKRLNAEMPEYMKEVQDFRRDEDAAMLRLNCESVAHSWRARRLLRRDGDAFVFPQQRNVTSLEERLALSHLRGSSSPPPTPASEVGIAKRQREAEDAGSQRKAQRNRREGSALPSRSSSRSSSPSTGSESNASSVRVDVTRRTERSRKLRR
- a CDS encoding putative caltractin; the protein is MSFASTTALRPSTSTSNANTELSKDQLEEIREAFDLFDTDGSGTIDVRELRIAMRALGFEPRKEELQQLINSVTGGSGCEGTTTRLPSTSNVSAPSEVITFSQFVQIMKHKVSQRDSREEMLKAFVLFDTEGTGKISFQNLKRVAVELGENMTDAELQEMIDEADRDGDGEVSEEEFLRLMKKTSLY